Proteins from one Vigna radiata var. radiata cultivar VC1973A unplaced genomic scaffold, Vradiata_ver6 scaffold_129, whole genome shotgun sequence genomic window:
- the LOC106752958 gene encoding E3 ubiquitin-protein ligase RGLG4 has product MGNSQAKKRHIPSPTVTRNLSPQLRPSSSPESSRKPPREPPPAQHHGSGKLSAKEKYALIPDNFTTLEQVTTALRNEGLESSNLVLGIDFTKSNEWTGSISFNNKSLHAIGNTPNPYEKAISIIGKTLAPFDDDNLIPCFGFGDATTHDQEVFSFHTDHSSCHGFEEVLACYQKVVPNLKLSGPTSYAPVIEAAIDIVEQSHGQFHVLVIVADGQVTTSGDDGELSPQEARTIKAIADASSYPLSIILVGVGDGPWDDMKKFDDKIPVRDFDNFQFVNFTDIMSKKSSSSEKEAAFALAALMEIPFQYKAAIELGLLGRVTGRSNKIVPRPPPAPYSRLVPPARVLSNNPTFMDDERNQMACAICLTSRKDLAFGCGHMTCRDCGSRLTNCPICRQRITNRLRVFSG; this is encoded by the exons ATGGGAAACTCGCAAGCCAAAAAGCGTCACATTCCATCCCCCACCGTAACCAGAAACCTGTCACCACAACTACGGCCGTCGTCGTCGCCGGAATCATCAAGAAAACCACCGCGAGAGCCACCACCGGCGCAACACCACGGTTCTGGAAAGCTATCTGCGAAAGAGAAATACGCTCTGATTCCTGATAACTTCACTACGCTTGAACAG GTTACAACTGCCTTGAGGAACGAAGGTTTAGAATCATCAAATCTTGTTCTTGGAATTGATTTTACGAAAAGTAATGAATGGACTG GAAGTATCTCATTCAACAATAAAAGCCTACATGCTATTGGAAATACACCTAACCCGTATGAGAAAGCCATATCTATCATTGGCAAGACTCTGGCTCcgtttgatgatgacaacttgATTCCTTGTTTTGGCTTTGGTGATG CCACCACTCATGATCAAGAAGTGTTTAGCTTTCACACTGATCATTCATCTTGCCATGGATTTGAGGAAGTTTTGGCttgttatcaaaaagttgttccaaacttaaaactttCAG GACCAACTTCTTATGCTCCAGTGATTGAGGCTGCAATAGACATAGTCGAGCAAAGTCATGGCCAATTCCATGTGTTAGTTATTGTTGCAGATGGCCag GTTACGACAAGCggtgacgatggagaactaagtCCACAAGAAGCAAGAACTATCAAAGCAATAGCTGATGCAAG TTCATATCCCCTGTCTATTATTCTGGTTGGAGTTGGTGATGGACCTTGGGATGACATGAAGAAGTTCGATGACAAGATTCCGGTTCGCGACTTTGACAATTTCCAG TTTGTTAACTTCACTGACATAATGTCTAAGAAATCAAGCTCCTCTGAAAAAGAAGCTGCTTTTGCTCTGGCTGCTCTAATGGAGATACCTTTCCAATATAAAGCAGCCATTGAACTAGGACTACTAGG TCGAGTAACAGGAAGGTCAAATAAAATTGTTCCGAGACCTCCTCCAGCTCCTTATTCTAGGCTTGTGCCACCAGCTCGTGTTCTCAGCAATAATCCAACTTTCATGGATGATGAGAGAAATCAAATG GCATGTGCCATTTGTCTGACAAGTAGAAAGGATTTGGCCTTTGGATGTGGTCACATG ACTTGCAGAGACTGTGGATCCAGGTTAACTAACTGTCCAATATGCCGTCAGAGGATCACGAATCGTCTGAGAGTGTTTTCTGGCTGA